The Engystomops pustulosus chromosome 9, aEngPut4.maternal, whole genome shotgun sequence genome includes a window with the following:
- the NLGN3 gene encoding neuroligin-3 isoform X2, translated as MHVVGLGVAPGKLSLALWVLSVTARILSSHAQVYSQTVNTHYGKLRGMRVSLPNDILGPVDQYLGVPYAAPPVGEKRFLPPEPPPSWSGIRNATHFSPVCPQNIQNAVPDIMMPVWFTSNLDTVTGYLQEQSEDCLYLNIYVPTEDGPSAKKQGDEVSDNDEDEEGDIRDTGAKPVMVYIHGGSYMEGSGNMIDGSVLASYGNVIVITLNYRVGVLGFLSTGDQAAKGNYGLLDQIQALRWVSENAAFFGGDPRRITVFGSGIGASCVSLLTLSHHSEGLFQRAIIQSGSALSSWAVNYQPVKYTRLLAEKVGCNVLDTVDMVDCLRQKNAKELVEQDIQPARYHVAFGPVIDGDVIPDDPEILMEQGEFLNYDIMLGVNQGEGLKFVENVVDAEDGVSGSDFDYSVSNFVDNLYGYPEGKDTLRETIKFMYTDWADRDNPETRRKTLVALFTDHQWVEPSVVTADLHARYGSPTYFYAFYHHCQSLMKPPWSDAAHGDEVPYVFGVPMVGPTDLFPCNFSKNDVMLSAVVMTYWTNFAKTGDPNKPVPQDTKFIHTKANRFEEVAWSKYNPREQHYLHIGLKPRVRDHYRATKVAFWKHLVPHLYNLHDMFHYTSTTTKVPPSDTTQNSHITRRPKIWGTKQPAISPTLNGPAPKWNPDQDSVLIQDPRDYSTELSVTIAVGASLLFLNVLAFAALYYRNDKRRQDTQRQPSPQRASATRDPTHSPVPPEEINSLQINAGHPDCEGGGVPSHDNIRMATLPDYTLTLRRSPDDIPLMTPNTITMIPNSLVGLQSLHPYNTFSAGFNSTGLPHSHSTTRV; from the exons ATGCATGTGGTTGGGCTTGGTGTGGCCCCTGGGAAGCTGAGTCTGGCCCTTTGGGTTCTAAGTGTGACTGCTCGTATACTCTCTTCTCATGCACAGGTATATTCGCAGACTGTGAACACACATTACGGCAAGCTGCGTGGCATGAGAGTGTCATTGCCAAACGATATATTGGGCCCTGTGGATCAATACTTAGGGGTGCCTTATGCTGCACCACCTGTGGGAGAGAAACGTTTCCTCCCACCAGAACCTCCACCTTCTTGGTCTGGAATACGAAATGCCACACATTTCTcacctgtgtgcccacagaataTACAGAATGCAGTACCAGACATCATGATGCCTGTTTGGTTCACCTCAAATCTGGATACTGTGACTGGATACCTTCAAGAACAAAGCGAGGATTGCCTGTATCTTAACATCTATGTTCCTACAGAGGATG GACCCAGCGCTAAGAAACAGGGGGACGAGGTATCGGATAATGACGAAGACGAGGAAGGAG ATATCCGGGACACAGGGGCCAAACCAGTGATGGTGTACATCCATGGAGGATCCTACATGGAGGGCAGTGGGAATATGATTGACGGAAGTGTACTGGCTAGCTATGGCAATGTGATAGTCATTACTTTAAACTATCGTGTGGGAGTTCTGG GATTCTTAAGTACTGGAGATCAGGCAGCTAAAGGAAATTATGGACTTCTTGATCAAATTCAGGCACTCCGTTGGGTCAGcgaaaatgctgcattttttggAGGTGACCCTCGCAGAATCACAGTGTTTGGATCAGGCATTGGAGCCTCTTGTGTCAGTCTCCTCACCCTCTCTCATCACTCAGAAG GGTTGTTCCAGAGAGCTATCATACAGAGCGGGTCAGCTCTTTCCAGCTGGGCAGTTAACTACCAGCCTGTAAAATACACACGATTGCTTGCAGAGAAAGTAGGCTGTAATGTTCTAGACACCGTCGACATGGTTGACTGCCTTCGCCAGAAAAATGCCAAAGAGCTTGTGGAACAAGATATTCAACCAGCACGGTATCATGTAGCCTTTGGTCCAGTAATTGATGGAGATGTCATTCCAGATGACCCTGAAATTCTCATGGAGCAAGGAGAATTTCTCAACTATGATATAATGCTGGGAGTCAACCAAGGTGAAGGGCTCAAGTTTGTAGAGAATGTGGTGGATGCAGAAGATGGTGTTTCCGGGAGTGATTTTGATTACTCGGTTTCAAACTTTGTGGATAATCTATATGGATACCCAGAGGGCAAAGACACACTTCGTGAGACCATTAAGTTCATGTACACTGATTGGGCAGACCGTGACAATCCTGAGACCCGTCGGAAGACCTTAGTTGCTTTATTCACTGACCACCAGTGGGTAGAGCCATCTGTAGTGACTGCTGATTTACATGCCCGTTATGGCTCACCAACATATTTTTATGCCTTTTATCATCACTGCCAGAGCCTGATGAAACCACCGTGGTCTGATGCAGCCCATGGAGATGAGGTGCCCTATGTGTTTGGTGTCCCCATGGTGGGTCCAACAGATTTATTTCCATGCAATTTTTCAAAGAACGATGTGATGTTAAGTGCTGTAGTCATGACTTACTGGACCAACTTTGCCAAAACAGG GGACCCTAATAAGCCTGTTCCACAAGACACCAAGTTCATCCACACAAAAGCAAATCGATTTGAGGAAGTGGCATGGTCTAAATACAATCCACGTGAACAGCACTATCTACACATTGGCTTAAAACCACGTGTTCGAGATCACTACCGGGCTACTAAGGTGGCATTTTGGAAACACCTTGTTCCACACCTCTACAACCTACATGATATGTTTCATTATACTTCAACTACCACAAAGGTGCCACCATCTGACACAACCCAAAATTCTCATATTACCCGCCGACCCAAGATTTGGGGTACTAAACAGCCAGCTATTTCTCCAACTCTTAATGGTCCAGCACCCAAATGGAACCCAGACCAGGACTCAGTTTTGATACAGGATCCAAGGGACTATTCTACTGAACTCAGTGTCACTATTGCAGTGGGAGCCTCTCTTTTGTTTCTTAATGTGCTGGCTTTTGCTGCACTCTACTACCGCAATGATAAACGTCGTCAAGACACACAGCGGCAGCCTAGTCCACAGCGTGCCTCAGCCACGCGGGATCCAACACACAGCCCTGTACCTCCTGAGGAAATAAATTCTCTACAGATAAATGCTGGACATCCTGATTGTGAAGGAGGAGGTGTCCCCAGCCATGATAATATACGAATGGCCACTCTTCCTGACTACACACTTACGTTACGTCGTTCTCCAGATGATATTCCACTCATGACACCAAACACCATTACCATGATTCCAAATTCTTTGGTGGGACTACAAAGCCTTCATCCATACAACACATTTTCTGCAGGCTTCAACAGCACTGGCCTCCCCCACTCACACTCCACCACTAGAGTATAG
- the NLGN3 gene encoding neuroligin-3 isoform X3, producing the protein MHVVGLGVAPGKLSLALWVLSVTARILSSHAQVYSQTVNTHYGKLRGMRVSLPNDILGPVDQYLGVPYAAPPVGEKRFLPPEPPPSWSGIRNATHFSPVCPQNIQNAVPDIMMPVWFTSNLDTVTGYLQEQSEDCLYLNIYVPTEDDIRDTGAKPVMVYIHGGSYMEGSGNMIDGSVLASYGNVIVITLNYRVGVLGFLSTGDQAAKGNYGLLDQIQALRWVSENAAFFGGDPRRITVFGSGIGASCVSLLTLSHHSEGLFQRAIIQSGSALSSWAVNYQPVKYTRLLAEKVGCNVLDTVDMVDCLRQKNAKELVEQDIQPARYHVAFGPVIDGDVIPDDPEILMEQGEFLNYDIMLGVNQGEGLKFVENVVDAEDGVSGSDFDYSVSNFVDNLYGYPEGKDTLRETIKFMYTDWADRDNPETRRKTLVALFTDHQWVEPSVVTADLHARYGSPTYFYAFYHHCQSLMKPPWSDAAHGDEVPYVFGVPMVGPTDLFPCNFSKNDVMLSAVVMTYWTNFAKTGDPNKPVPQDTKFIHTKANRFEEVAWSKYNPREQHYLHIGLKPRVRDHYRATKVAFWKHLVPHLYNLHDMFHYTSTTTKVPPSDTTQNSHITRRPKIWGTKQPAISPTLNGPAPKWNPDQDSVLIQDPRDYSTELSVTIAVGASLLFLNVLAFAALYYRNDKRRQDTQRQPSPQRASATRDPTHSPVPPEEINSLQINAGHPDCEGGGVPSHDNIRMATLPDYTLTLRRSPDDIPLMTPNTITMIPNSLVGLQSLHPYNTFSAGFNSTGLPHSHSTTRV; encoded by the exons ATGCATGTGGTTGGGCTTGGTGTGGCCCCTGGGAAGCTGAGTCTGGCCCTTTGGGTTCTAAGTGTGACTGCTCGTATACTCTCTTCTCATGCACAGGTATATTCGCAGACTGTGAACACACATTACGGCAAGCTGCGTGGCATGAGAGTGTCATTGCCAAACGATATATTGGGCCCTGTGGATCAATACTTAGGGGTGCCTTATGCTGCACCACCTGTGGGAGAGAAACGTTTCCTCCCACCAGAACCTCCACCTTCTTGGTCTGGAATACGAAATGCCACACATTTCTcacctgtgtgcccacagaataTACAGAATGCAGTACCAGACATCATGATGCCTGTTTGGTTCACCTCAAATCTGGATACTGTGACTGGATACCTTCAAGAACAAAGCGAGGATTGCCTGTATCTTAACATCTATGTTCCTACAGAGGATG ATATCCGGGACACAGGGGCCAAACCAGTGATGGTGTACATCCATGGAGGATCCTACATGGAGGGCAGTGGGAATATGATTGACGGAAGTGTACTGGCTAGCTATGGCAATGTGATAGTCATTACTTTAAACTATCGTGTGGGAGTTCTGG GATTCTTAAGTACTGGAGATCAGGCAGCTAAAGGAAATTATGGACTTCTTGATCAAATTCAGGCACTCCGTTGGGTCAGcgaaaatgctgcattttttggAGGTGACCCTCGCAGAATCACAGTGTTTGGATCAGGCATTGGAGCCTCTTGTGTCAGTCTCCTCACCCTCTCTCATCACTCAGAAG GGTTGTTCCAGAGAGCTATCATACAGAGCGGGTCAGCTCTTTCCAGCTGGGCAGTTAACTACCAGCCTGTAAAATACACACGATTGCTTGCAGAGAAAGTAGGCTGTAATGTTCTAGACACCGTCGACATGGTTGACTGCCTTCGCCAGAAAAATGCCAAAGAGCTTGTGGAACAAGATATTCAACCAGCACGGTATCATGTAGCCTTTGGTCCAGTAATTGATGGAGATGTCATTCCAGATGACCCTGAAATTCTCATGGAGCAAGGAGAATTTCTCAACTATGATATAATGCTGGGAGTCAACCAAGGTGAAGGGCTCAAGTTTGTAGAGAATGTGGTGGATGCAGAAGATGGTGTTTCCGGGAGTGATTTTGATTACTCGGTTTCAAACTTTGTGGATAATCTATATGGATACCCAGAGGGCAAAGACACACTTCGTGAGACCATTAAGTTCATGTACACTGATTGGGCAGACCGTGACAATCCTGAGACCCGTCGGAAGACCTTAGTTGCTTTATTCACTGACCACCAGTGGGTAGAGCCATCTGTAGTGACTGCTGATTTACATGCCCGTTATGGCTCACCAACATATTTTTATGCCTTTTATCATCACTGCCAGAGCCTGATGAAACCACCGTGGTCTGATGCAGCCCATGGAGATGAGGTGCCCTATGTGTTTGGTGTCCCCATGGTGGGTCCAACAGATTTATTTCCATGCAATTTTTCAAAGAACGATGTGATGTTAAGTGCTGTAGTCATGACTTACTGGACCAACTTTGCCAAAACAGG GGACCCTAATAAGCCTGTTCCACAAGACACCAAGTTCATCCACACAAAAGCAAATCGATTTGAGGAAGTGGCATGGTCTAAATACAATCCACGTGAACAGCACTATCTACACATTGGCTTAAAACCACGTGTTCGAGATCACTACCGGGCTACTAAGGTGGCATTTTGGAAACACCTTGTTCCACACCTCTACAACCTACATGATATGTTTCATTATACTTCAACTACCACAAAGGTGCCACCATCTGACACAACCCAAAATTCTCATATTACCCGCCGACCCAAGATTTGGGGTACTAAACAGCCAGCTATTTCTCCAACTCTTAATGGTCCAGCACCCAAATGGAACCCAGACCAGGACTCAGTTTTGATACAGGATCCAAGGGACTATTCTACTGAACTCAGTGTCACTATTGCAGTGGGAGCCTCTCTTTTGTTTCTTAATGTGCTGGCTTTTGCTGCACTCTACTACCGCAATGATAAACGTCGTCAAGACACACAGCGGCAGCCTAGTCCACAGCGTGCCTCAGCCACGCGGGATCCAACACACAGCCCTGTACCTCCTGAGGAAATAAATTCTCTACAGATAAATGCTGGACATCCTGATTGTGAAGGAGGAGGTGTCCCCAGCCATGATAATATACGAATGGCCACTCTTCCTGACTACACACTTACGTTACGTCGTTCTCCAGATGATATTCCACTCATGACACCAAACACCATTACCATGATTCCAAATTCTTTGGTGGGACTACAAAGCCTTCATCCATACAACACATTTTCTGCAGGCTTCAACAGCACTGGCCTCCCCCACTCACACTCCACCACTAGAGTATAG
- the NLGN3 gene encoding neuroligin-3 isoform X1, producing the protein MHVVGLGVAPGKLSLALWVLSVTARILSSHAQVYSQTVNTHYGKLRGMRVSLPNDILGPVDQYLGVPYAAPPVGEKRFLPPEPPPSWSGIRNATHFSPVCPQNIQNAVPDIMMPVWFTSNLDTVTGYLQEQSEDCLYLNIYVPTEDVKRISKECVRKPNKKICRKGGPSAKKQGDEVSDNDEDEEGDIRDTGAKPVMVYIHGGSYMEGSGNMIDGSVLASYGNVIVITLNYRVGVLGFLSTGDQAAKGNYGLLDQIQALRWVSENAAFFGGDPRRITVFGSGIGASCVSLLTLSHHSEGLFQRAIIQSGSALSSWAVNYQPVKYTRLLAEKVGCNVLDTVDMVDCLRQKNAKELVEQDIQPARYHVAFGPVIDGDVIPDDPEILMEQGEFLNYDIMLGVNQGEGLKFVENVVDAEDGVSGSDFDYSVSNFVDNLYGYPEGKDTLRETIKFMYTDWADRDNPETRRKTLVALFTDHQWVEPSVVTADLHARYGSPTYFYAFYHHCQSLMKPPWSDAAHGDEVPYVFGVPMVGPTDLFPCNFSKNDVMLSAVVMTYWTNFAKTGDPNKPVPQDTKFIHTKANRFEEVAWSKYNPREQHYLHIGLKPRVRDHYRATKVAFWKHLVPHLYNLHDMFHYTSTTTKVPPSDTTQNSHITRRPKIWGTKQPAISPTLNGPAPKWNPDQDSVLIQDPRDYSTELSVTIAVGASLLFLNVLAFAALYYRNDKRRQDTQRQPSPQRASATRDPTHSPVPPEEINSLQINAGHPDCEGGGVPSHDNIRMATLPDYTLTLRRSPDDIPLMTPNTITMIPNSLVGLQSLHPYNTFSAGFNSTGLPHSHSTTRV; encoded by the exons ATGCATGTGGTTGGGCTTGGTGTGGCCCCTGGGAAGCTGAGTCTGGCCCTTTGGGTTCTAAGTGTGACTGCTCGTATACTCTCTTCTCATGCACAGGTATATTCGCAGACTGTGAACACACATTACGGCAAGCTGCGTGGCATGAGAGTGTCATTGCCAAACGATATATTGGGCCCTGTGGATCAATACTTAGGGGTGCCTTATGCTGCACCACCTGTGGGAGAGAAACGTTTCCTCCCACCAGAACCTCCACCTTCTTGGTCTGGAATACGAAATGCCACACATTTCTcacctgtgtgcccacagaataTACAGAATGCAGTACCAGACATCATGATGCCTGTTTGGTTCACCTCAAATCTGGATACTGTGACTGGATACCTTCAAGAACAAAGCGAGGATTGCCTGTATCTTAACATCTATGTTCCTACAGAGGATG TAAAACGAATTTCCAAGGAGTGTGTCCGAAAACCCAACAAGAAAATATGTAGGAAAGGAG GACCCAGCGCTAAGAAACAGGGGGACGAGGTATCGGATAATGACGAAGACGAGGAAGGAG ATATCCGGGACACAGGGGCCAAACCAGTGATGGTGTACATCCATGGAGGATCCTACATGGAGGGCAGTGGGAATATGATTGACGGAAGTGTACTGGCTAGCTATGGCAATGTGATAGTCATTACTTTAAACTATCGTGTGGGAGTTCTGG GATTCTTAAGTACTGGAGATCAGGCAGCTAAAGGAAATTATGGACTTCTTGATCAAATTCAGGCACTCCGTTGGGTCAGcgaaaatgctgcattttttggAGGTGACCCTCGCAGAATCACAGTGTTTGGATCAGGCATTGGAGCCTCTTGTGTCAGTCTCCTCACCCTCTCTCATCACTCAGAAG GGTTGTTCCAGAGAGCTATCATACAGAGCGGGTCAGCTCTTTCCAGCTGGGCAGTTAACTACCAGCCTGTAAAATACACACGATTGCTTGCAGAGAAAGTAGGCTGTAATGTTCTAGACACCGTCGACATGGTTGACTGCCTTCGCCAGAAAAATGCCAAAGAGCTTGTGGAACAAGATATTCAACCAGCACGGTATCATGTAGCCTTTGGTCCAGTAATTGATGGAGATGTCATTCCAGATGACCCTGAAATTCTCATGGAGCAAGGAGAATTTCTCAACTATGATATAATGCTGGGAGTCAACCAAGGTGAAGGGCTCAAGTTTGTAGAGAATGTGGTGGATGCAGAAGATGGTGTTTCCGGGAGTGATTTTGATTACTCGGTTTCAAACTTTGTGGATAATCTATATGGATACCCAGAGGGCAAAGACACACTTCGTGAGACCATTAAGTTCATGTACACTGATTGGGCAGACCGTGACAATCCTGAGACCCGTCGGAAGACCTTAGTTGCTTTATTCACTGACCACCAGTGGGTAGAGCCATCTGTAGTGACTGCTGATTTACATGCCCGTTATGGCTCACCAACATATTTTTATGCCTTTTATCATCACTGCCAGAGCCTGATGAAACCACCGTGGTCTGATGCAGCCCATGGAGATGAGGTGCCCTATGTGTTTGGTGTCCCCATGGTGGGTCCAACAGATTTATTTCCATGCAATTTTTCAAAGAACGATGTGATGTTAAGTGCTGTAGTCATGACTTACTGGACCAACTTTGCCAAAACAGG GGACCCTAATAAGCCTGTTCCACAAGACACCAAGTTCATCCACACAAAAGCAAATCGATTTGAGGAAGTGGCATGGTCTAAATACAATCCACGTGAACAGCACTATCTACACATTGGCTTAAAACCACGTGTTCGAGATCACTACCGGGCTACTAAGGTGGCATTTTGGAAACACCTTGTTCCACACCTCTACAACCTACATGATATGTTTCATTATACTTCAACTACCACAAAGGTGCCACCATCTGACACAACCCAAAATTCTCATATTACCCGCCGACCCAAGATTTGGGGTACTAAACAGCCAGCTATTTCTCCAACTCTTAATGGTCCAGCACCCAAATGGAACCCAGACCAGGACTCAGTTTTGATACAGGATCCAAGGGACTATTCTACTGAACTCAGTGTCACTATTGCAGTGGGAGCCTCTCTTTTGTTTCTTAATGTGCTGGCTTTTGCTGCACTCTACTACCGCAATGATAAACGTCGTCAAGACACACAGCGGCAGCCTAGTCCACAGCGTGCCTCAGCCACGCGGGATCCAACACACAGCCCTGTACCTCCTGAGGAAATAAATTCTCTACAGATAAATGCTGGACATCCTGATTGTGAAGGAGGAGGTGTCCCCAGCCATGATAATATACGAATGGCCACTCTTCCTGACTACACACTTACGTTACGTCGTTCTCCAGATGATATTCCACTCATGACACCAAACACCATTACCATGATTCCAAATTCTTTGGTGGGACTACAAAGCCTTCATCCATACAACACATTTTCTGCAGGCTTCAACAGCACTGGCCTCCCCCACTCACACTCCACCACTAGAGTATAG